One genomic window of Streptobacillus felis includes the following:
- a CDS encoding adenine phosphoribosyltransferase has product MEKLQIQKLDEMIRSIPDFPEPGIIFRDITTALKDKEGLKLIIDDFTNRYKNKGIDYVLGADARGFIFGAAIAYNIGAGFVPARKSGKLPAETVRAEYSLEYGKNAIEIHKDAFEKDAKVLIVDDLLATGGTAKAMVDLVEELGAKVYELAFLIELSDLKGRDVLKGKDVYTILQF; this is encoded by the coding sequence ATGGAAAAATTACAAATTCAAAAATTAGACGAAATGATCAGAAGCATACCTGATTTTCCTGAACCAGGTATAATTTTTAGAGACATTACTACGGCTTTAAAAGATAAGGAAGGTTTAAAACTTATTATTGATGATTTTACGAATAGATATAAGAATAAAGGTATAGACTATGTATTAGGAGCAGATGCAAGAGGATTTATATTTGGAGCAGCAATAGCATATAACATAGGAGCAGGATTTGTTCCAGCTAGAAAATCAGGCAAATTACCAGCAGAAACTGTTAGAGCAGAATATTCATTAGAATACGGTAAAAATGCAATAGAGATTCATAAAGATGCATTTGAAAAAGATGCTAAAGTATTAATAGTTGATGATTTGTTAGCAACAGGTGGAACTGCTAAAGCTATGGTAGACTTAGTAGAAGAGCTTGGAGCTAAAGTTTATGAATTAGCATTTTTAATAGAATTATCTGATTTAAAAGGAAGAGATGTACTAAAAGGAAAAGACGTATATACGATATTACAATTTTAA
- a CDS encoding helix-turn-helix domain-containing protein, whose amino-acid sequence MMDLGQTLKNARERKGYSLREVESKLNEKGISYAHTNIKRIEDGESSKTPIKVLAGLCEVYSLDKINIMNLAGAKIEEFVELNDLVKKATLFFDDKSVDEEDKKKLIEVMNEMFYKSKFDK is encoded by the coding sequence ATGATGGATTTAGGTCAAACTTTAAAAAATGCTAGAGAAAGAAAAGGGTACTCATTAAGGGAAGTTGAGAGTAAATTAAATGAAAAAGGAATAAGCTATGCACATACTAATATTAAAAGAATAGAAGATGGTGAAAGTTCTAAAACACCAATAAAAGTTTTAGCTGGACTTTGTGAAGTTTATTCTTTAGATAAAATAAATATAATGAATTTAGCAGGTGCTAAAATTGAAGAATTTGTAGAATTGAATGATTTAGTTAAAAAAGCAACATTATTTTTTGATGATAAAAGTGTAGATGAAGAAGACAAAAAGAAATTAATAGAAGTAATGAATGAGATGTTCTATAAATCAAAATTTGATAAATAA
- a CDS encoding hemolysin family protein: MNLIFYYILGAFDTSFMYINYIEKNYLKETEEENKNKVAKFLNGLIRYKVTSNIMNLLLIAIYLKIFNFNFAMYFKSNIFSFVLSVIILILLQTFVKVIAKKNIYKTLLFTIDFIDVLSLLIFPIVLIVEFLYKKFNNIFNDGDDVNERDITEEDIRNIINYANNNEVEKEEKEMIHSIFTFTDTTVKEIMTPRTSIIAYDKEETLEEVWNDIIEHEFSRIPLYNESIDDICGVMYTKDLLKFKDRKIKLKELMKNIVYVPETVTLTYMLEFFRQKQQHMAIIIDEYGGTLGLITIEDLLEEIVGEIRDEYDIEEENFKSISENVYELLGETLVDEINEKYGLSIEESEEYDTISGYIQYKLERVANENDKVINDGYIIQVLKVDNKKIEKVKLIIKR; the protein is encoded by the coding sequence ATTAATTTAATATTTTATTATATATTGGGCGCATTTGACACAAGTTTTATGTATATAAATTATATAGAAAAAAATTATTTAAAAGAAACAGAAGAAGAAAATAAAAATAAAGTTGCTAAATTTTTGAATGGATTAATAAGATATAAAGTTACATCAAATATCATGAATCTTTTATTAATAGCAATCTATTTAAAGATATTTAATTTTAATTTTGCAATGTATTTTAAATCGAATATTTTCTCATTCGTATTATCTGTTATCATTTTAATATTATTACAAACTTTTGTTAAAGTGATTGCAAAAAAAAATATATATAAAACATTATTATTTACTATAGATTTTATAGATGTATTATCTCTATTAATATTCCCTATAGTATTAATAGTTGAATTTTTATATAAAAAATTCAATAATATTTTTAATGATGGTGATGATGTAAATGAAAGAGATATTACTGAAGAGGATATTAGAAATATTATTAACTATGCAAATAATAATGAAGTAGAAAAAGAAGAAAAAGAAATGATACATAGTATTTTTACATTTACAGATACTACGGTAAAAGAAATAATGACTCCAAGAACATCTATTATAGCTTATGATAAAGAAGAGACATTAGAAGAAGTATGGAATGATATTATAGAACATGAATTTTCACGTATACCATTATATAATGAAAGTATAGATGATATATGTGGAGTAATGTATACTAAAGATTTACTTAAATTTAAGGATAGAAAAATTAAATTAAAAGAACTGATGAAAAATATAGTATATGTTCCAGAAACAGTAACCTTAACATATATGTTAGAATTCTTTAGACAGAAACAACAACATATGGCAATAATAATTGATGAATATGGAGGTACTTTAGGATTAATAACTATAGAAGATTTACTAGAAGAAATAGTTGGAGAAATTAGAGATGAATATGATATAGAGGAGGAAAACTTTAAATCTATATCAGAAAATGTTTATGAACTATTAGGTGAAACATTAGTTGATGAAATAAATGAAAAATATGGACTATCTATTGAAGAATCTGAAGAATATGATACTATTTCAGGATATATACAATATAAACTTGAGAGAGTAGCAAATGAAAATGATAAGGTTATAAATGATGGATATATTATACAAGTATTAAAAGTTGATAATAAGAAAATAGAAAAAGTAAAACTTATTATTAAAAGATAG
- a CDS encoding bifunctional 5,10-methylenetetrahydrofolate dehydrogenase/5,10-methenyltetrahydrofolate cyclohydrolase yields MTKSILDGRYVSNILYEKLKFKYEELVKIVGRKAGLAFIKVGNDKASTIYLNTKTKKCNEIGIYQETFTFDENITEEELIIEIRKLNENKNIDGILVQLPLPSHINYIKIMSEINPDKDVDGFHPENVGNLLFNDKGIYSCTPQGIMELLKFYKINVGGKDIVIIGRSNIVGKPMALMLINEGATVQVCNSKTKDLFHKVKQADILISATGVPRLIKSDCIKEGAVIIDVGISEFEGKLSGDVDFEDVYNNSRLSYISPVPGGVGPMTIYSLIKNTIRAFELNNIQLKKNM; encoded by the coding sequence TTGACTAAAAGTATATTAGATGGTAGATATGTATCGAATATACTGTATGAAAAATTAAAGTTTAAGTATGAAGAATTAGTTAAGATAGTAGGTAGAAAGGCAGGACTAGCTTTCATAAAAGTAGGTAATGATAAAGCTTCTACAATTTATCTTAACACTAAGACTAAAAAATGTAATGAAATTGGAATTTATCAAGAAACTTTTACATTTGACGAAAATATTACAGAAGAAGAATTGATAATAGAAATTAGAAAACTAAATGAAAATAAAAATATAGATGGTATATTAGTACAGTTACCACTGCCATCACATATTAACTATATAAAAATTATGTCAGAGATTAATCCTGATAAAGATGTAGATGGATTTCATCCTGAAAATGTAGGCAATTTATTATTTAATGATAAAGGTATATATTCATGTACACCTCAGGGTATAATGGAACTCCTTAAATTCTATAAAATTAATGTGGGGGGTAAGGATATAGTAATCATAGGAAGATCTAATATAGTTGGTAAACCTATGGCTTTAATGTTAATAAATGAGGGTGCAACAGTACAGGTATGTAACAGTAAAACTAAAGATTTGTTTCATAAAGTAAAACAGGCAGATATTTTAATCAGTGCGACAGGTGTTCCAAGATTAATAAAATCTGATTGTATTAAAGAGGGTGCTGTAATTATAGATGTAGGTATTTCTGAATTTGAAGGAAAATTATCAGGTGATGTGGATTTTGAAGATGTGTACAATAATTCTAGATTATCATACATATCACCAGTACCTGGTGGTGTTGGTCCTATGACTATATATTCGTTAATAAAAAATACTATAAGAGCTTTTGAACTTAATAATATACAATTGAAAAAAAATATGTGA
- a CDS encoding carboxypeptidase M32: MDKLIRLKEILEKNRAYQHAMTILSWDLETEAPVNAALSISKTLGALSELSYLTLVNDEVRDIVYGVDINTLNEIDKKLILNLRKNIFDKMSKIPVDVYSKYSELGTMSTQKWGEAKRTNNLEIYAPYLEEVIKYNKDFIKYRGYEGHPYNLLLSDYENELTVEIVDEFFKNIKDELTPFIKEVITKKREELKDIKARFLSKPYPIDKQKELSKEISEILKYDYNSGVIKESEHPFTTSTSNKDVRITTHYYENDPLSAIYSTIHETGHALYEQQISDEYQDNFLGNGVSMGIHESQSRIFENMFCKNDSFTKVIYDLLDKYFGVEITLDEFKLLLNEVNTSLIRVEADELTYPIHVMIRYELEKEIFSDLEKMENAEEIAKKWADKYEEYLGVRPKTYSEGILQDVHWSQGSFGYFSSYALGSAYSAQIYKAMEKDVDINKDLADSNFENINNWLKEKIHQFGSFKDPKDVILNATGEEFNSKYYVDYLKNKFAKIYGVEVK; encoded by the coding sequence ATGGATAAATTAATTAGATTAAAAGAAATATTAGAAAAGAATAGAGCTTATCAACATGCTATGACTATTTTATCTTGGGATTTAGAGACTGAAGCCCCTGTAAATGCTGCATTAAGTATATCTAAAACTTTAGGAGCTCTGTCTGAGCTTTCTTATTTAACTTTAGTTAATGATGAAGTAAGAGATATAGTATATGGTGTAGATATTAATACACTAAATGAAATTGATAAAAAACTAATATTAAATTTAAGAAAAAATATATTTGATAAGATGAGTAAAATACCAGTAGATGTTTATTCTAAATATTCAGAACTTGGAACTATGTCTACACAAAAATGGGGAGAAGCAAAGAGAACTAATAATTTAGAAATTTATGCTCCTTATCTAGAAGAAGTAATAAAATATAATAAAGATTTTATTAAATATAGAGGTTATGAAGGACATCCATATAATCTATTATTAAGTGATTATGAAAATGAATTAACAGTAGAAATAGTTGATGAATTCTTCAAAAATATAAAAGATGAATTAACACCTTTTATTAAAGAAGTAATAACAAAGAAAAGAGAAGAATTAAAAGATATTAAAGCTAGATTTTTATCTAAACCTTATCCTATAGATAAGCAAAAAGAATTATCAAAAGAAATCTCTGAAATATTAAAATATGACTATAATTCAGGAGTTATAAAAGAAAGTGAACATCCATTTACTACAAGTACTAGTAATAAAGATGTAAGAATAACAACACATTATTATGAAAATGATCCGCTTTCTGCAATTTACTCTACTATACATGAAACAGGACATGCACTTTATGAGCAACAAATCTCAGATGAATATCAAGATAATTTCCTAGGAAATGGAGTATCTATGGGTATACATGAATCTCAATCAAGAATTTTTGAAAACATGTTCTGTAAAAATGATAGCTTCACTAAAGTAATATATGACTTATTAGATAAATACTTTGGTGTTGAAATTACTTTAGATGAATTTAAATTACTATTAAATGAAGTAAATACTTCATTAATAAGAGTAGAAGCTGATGAATTAACTTATCCTATACATGTAATGATAAGATATGAATTAGAAAAAGAAATATTTAGTGATTTAGAAAAAATGGAAAATGCAGAAGAAATTGCTAAAAAATGGGCAGATAAATATGAAGAATATTTAGGTGTAAGACCTAAGACTTATTCTGAAGGAATATTACAAGATGTACATTGGTCTCAAGGTTCATTTGGATATTTCTCATCTTATGCTTTAGGTTCTGCATACTCAGCACAAATATATAAAGCCATGGAAAAAGATGTAGATATAAATAAAGATTTAGCAGATAGTAATTTTGAAAACATAAATAATTGGCTAAAAGAAAAAATTCATCAGTTTGGATCATTTAAAGATCCTAAAGATGTAATTTTAAATGCAACGGGAGAAGAATTTAATTCTAAATATTATGTAGATTATTTAAAAAATAAATTTGCTAAGATTTATGGTGTAGAGGTGAAATAA